The stretch of DNA CGTAGAAAGGCGAGTGCTTCTCGAATGGGCCGAAGTCGCCGGACTCGTCGACGAAGATGCTTAGCTCGCGCACGACGACACCCCTGGAAACGTCTTGAGGCGGGAAGAACCCGCCTCAAGAGGGTGGCGGGGGATATCCCCGCCTAAAGGTTGGACCAGGGCCTCTCGGCCAGCCCAGGTCGTCAACTCTAGCACCGGGCACCGCCAGCACCCGTCCACCTCAGTCGGTGGCGTCGCACGGGCGCGCCAGACTGGGCCCTCAGTAGTACCAGGGGAACGGCGACCAGTCGGGATCGCGCTTCTCCAGGAACTGGTCGCGACCCTCCTGCGCCTCGTCGGTCATGTAGGCCAGGCGGGTGGTCTCGCCCATGAGGACCTGCTGGCCGACGAGCCCGTCGTCGATCAGGTTGAAGGAGTACTTGAGCATGCGCTGCGCAGTGGGGCTCTTCGCATTGATCTTGCGCCCCCACTCCAGGGCGGTCGCCTCGAGCTCGTCGTGAGGGACGGCCCGGTTGACCGTGCCCATGCGGACGCCGTCCTCGGCGGAGTACTCGTCGGCGAGGAAGAAGATCTCGCGGGCGAACTTCTGCCCGACCTGGCGGGCCAGGTACGCCGACCCGAAGCCGCCGTCGAAGCTCCCGACGTCGGCGTCGGTCTGCTTGAAGCGGGCGTGCTCGGCCGACGCGAGGGTCAGGTCGGCGACGACGTGCAGGCTGTGCCCGCCGCCTGCCGCCCAGCCCGGGACGACGCAGATGACGATCTTCGGCATGAAGCGGATGAGGCGCTGGACCTCGAGGATGTGCAGCCGCGCGAGGCGGGCCTTGTCGATGGGCGACGGCTCCTCCGCTCCGGTGTCGGAGCCGGACGCCTCACCGTCCTCGTACTGGTAGCCGAACCGACCGCGGATGCGCTGGTCGCCGCCCGTGCAGAACGATCGCTTGCCGTTCTTCTCGCTCGGGCCGTTGCCGGTGAGCAGCACGCAGCCGACGTCGGCCGACGTGCGCGCGTGGTCGAGCACCTGCAGCAGCTCGTCGACCGTCTGCGGGCGGAACGCGTTGAGCACGTCGGGGCGGTCGAACGCGACGCGCACGGTGCCGTGCGCGCGGGCGCGGTGGTAGGTGACGTCGGTGAGGTGCTCGAAGCCGGGCACCTCGTCCCACGCGGAGGGGTCGAACGTCTCTGACACACCGGGCAGGGCACTCATGGCCGCGAGGCTACTGGTGGGCGACTGCGGGGCGCGCGTCGGGAATCGGTCACACCCGCGTGACGCGCCCAGATACCGTCGGTATCTTGACGCCATGGCACTGTTCGCCCGCAAGGGCTTCACCGGCAAGGTCCTGCTCGTCACCGGCGCCGCCCGCGGCATCGGCGCGGGCGTGGCACGCGCGTACGTGGCACAGGGCGGCAAGGTCGCGCTGCTGGGCCTGGAGCCCGACCTGCTCGAGGCGCTCGCCGCCGAGCTCGGCCCGGCCGCGGCGTGGTGGGAGGCCGACGCGCGCGACGGTCGCGCGATGACCGAGGCGATCGACGCCGCCGCAGCCCACTTCGGCCGCATCGACCACGTCCTGGCGAACGCCGGCATCGCGTCGTACGGCACCGTCCGCCAGATCGACGAGGCGTCGTTCGAGCGGGTCGTCGACATCAACGTCAACGGCGTCTACCGCACGCTGCACGCGTCGATCCCGCACCTGGAGCGCACCCGCGGGTACGCGCTCGTCGTCGCGTCGCTGGCTGCCTTCACCAACCTCGCCGGGCTCGCGTCGTACAACGCCAGCAAGGCCGGCGCCGAGTCGCTCGCCCTCGCGACCCGTCAGGAGGTCGCCCACCTCGGGATCAAGGTCGGGGTTGCGCACCCGTCGTGGATCGACACCGACATCGTGCGTGGCGCCGAGGCCGACCTGCCGACGTTCAAGACGATCCGCGGCAAGCTGCCCTACCCCGCCAACAGCACCACGACCCTGGCCGACTGCGTCGACGCGATCGTCGCGGGCCTGCGCCGTCGCAAGACCCGTGTGTACGTGCCGCGGGGCGTGCTGCTCGCCAACTGGACGAAGCCGCTGCTCAACTCCCCCGTCGCGTGGCTCTTCATGCGTCCGCAGCTCAAGCGGCACGTGCCCGACCTCGAGCGCGAGGTCGCCGCCCTGGGCCGCTTCCAGCACGCCCACGTCCCCCTCACCGACCCGAAGAAGCCGCTCGAGGAGACCCCCTCCACCCCCTGACCCACCCGCCGCTGCCCTCGGGGTGGGGCCCCACCCCAGGTGCGACTCCCCCACCCAGTCCTGGGGTGGGACGCACTGTTTACGTGGGGCCCCACCCAAAGGTCAACTCCCCCACGCAAACGACAGCCCCCAGCGCCTGTTTACGTGGGGCCCCACCCAAAAGTGAACTCCCCCACGCAAACGACAGCCCCCAGCGCGCGTTGACGTGGGGCCCCACGTAAACGCGCAGCGGGGGTCAGGCCTGGACCGACCCCGCGAGCGACGTCATGTGGCCCAGGCGGGCGAGCTCGGAGGCGAGGAACTCCGGGCCGCCGTGCCGTCCGACGACCACGACGAAGCCGCGACCCTGGCGGTCCTTCGCGTGCGTGCCGGCGAGCAGCGTCGACGACCACGCCTCGACGCCCTCCAGGCGCGACGACGACCTGATCGACAGCCACTCCGCCGCCTCGGGCACGAGCTTCGGGGCCGACGGCGACGCGAACAGCACCGACGCCTCGCCGTCGACGCGGCGCAGCGCCATGGCCCAGTCGGTGCGGAACGTGGCCGGCACGACCTCGACGAGCCGTTCGACGGCGTGCTGCGGCTCCGACGTGAACTGCTCGACGGCCTCGAGGTCCATGCTCAGGTTGGCGCCCGCGTTGTACCGCGAGATCCAGTGCACCCGCACGCCGTCGAGCTCGTGGCACGCCGTCACGAGGGCGTCGGCCATGACGCTCGGCGGCAGCTCGAGCAGCACGTCGTCGACCGCCTTGCCGTCGGCGCGGTGCTCCACGATCTCGATCGCCTCGATGTCGGCACCCGCACCACCGAGCGCCGTGGCCAGCGCACCGAGCGAGCCCGGGACGTCGGGCAGCTCGACGCGCAGCAGGAAGGCCATGTCCCCATCTCACCACGAGGCTGTTTCCTTTGTGTGACGCCACTACGCTGTGGGTCGTGACCGATCCTGCGGCCCCCGAGACCGTCCCCCAGCCTCACGACCGGGCCCGGTCGGTGCGGCGCTGGTTCCGCATCTTCGCCTTCGCCGAGGCGGTGTCGTGGGGCGCGCTGCTCGTCGCGATGTTCTTCAAGTGGGTCGTGCAGGACGACCCGCACGCCGGACTCGAGGGCGGTGTGCCGATCGTGGGCCCGATCCACGGCGTCCTGTTCCTCGCCTACTGCTCGCTCGCGGTCGTGGCGTGGTCGACGTTCCGCTGGAACCTCAAGACCCTCGCCCTGGCGCTGGCGGCGTCCATCCCGCCGTTCTTCACGATCTGGTTCGAGACCTGGGCGGAGCGCCGCGGGCTGCTCACGTCGGTCGCCGACGACCCCGACCCCGCGCCGGGCGTCACTCAGGTCTGACCCGACTCCGGTCGACGCCCCTGCTTCTGCGCGTACATCCGGTCGTCGGCCCGCGCGAGCAGCGACGCGACGTCGTCGTCGGCGCGCGCCTGCGCCACCCCGCACGACCACGATGCCGGAGCACCCACCTGCAGCCGCCGCGCGACGACGTCGGCGACGCCGTGGTCGGCTCCTGGCATGACGACGAGGAACTCGTCGCCCCCGAGGCGGCCGAGCACGTCACCCTCGCGCAGCCCGGCGCGCAGGTGCTCGACGACCGACGTCAGCAGCCGGTCGCCCGCCGCGTGGCCCCCGAGGGTGTTCACAGCGCGCAGGTCGTCGACGTCGAGGGCGAGGACGGTCAGCGGCGTCCCCAGCCGGCGGCGCCGGACCAGCTGCGCGTCGACCACGGCCTGCACGCCCCACCGGTTGAGCGCGCCGGTGAGCTGGTCGGTGCGGGCGAGCCGGTCGAGCCGCAGCCGCAGCCGACCCAGGACCTCGGTGCCCACCAGCACCTGCACGACGACGGCGACCGTCGGCCCGAGCATCTGCGGGTCGTGGTGCGAGGCGACGGCCAGCACCCACAGCGCCGTGCCGACGTACGACACCACGCGCGCCAGCGCCAGCGGCAGGAACCACACGGCGAAGACGGCCAGGGTCGGCGTGCTCGTGCCGTTGGCGAGGACGGCGACCTGACGCTCGGTGCCCCACGTCAGCACGGCGAGCGCCACGAAGCAGAGCGACACCATCGCCGCGACCTCGCGCGGCTCGAGCAACGCACCGCGCCTCACGGTCCAGGCGAGACCGCCGAGCGCCACGACCACGAGGACGTAGAGCACCCAGCGCGGGTTGTTGTCCGGCTGCCACGTGGCGAGCGTGAGCGCCAGCATGCAGAGGGCGGTCAGGCTGAGCAGCACCGTCGCCGCCGTCATGGCGGGCCAACCCACGGCCCTTCGCAGCTCGGCGACCTTGCGCAGCACCTGGACCTCCCCTGGACGCCACTCCGACGACGCCCGCCATGATCGCAAGAACGGGGTCGCTCGCGCCGCCGAACATCGAAAACTGGGCGGATGTCCGGTCATGTCGACGGCCAGGGTGCGTCGTCCAGGACCCGGCGATAGTGTCGTGAGCAGAAGCATCCACGCCGACCGAGGAGCCGTGCCAGCATGTCGCTGAGGAAGAACAAGACCGTCCGGGACAAGGTCCAGGAGCGCCTCGAGGGCCGCCTCGACGACCTCGTCGCCCAGGCCGACAGCGTCCGCCAGCAGCTCGCCGACCGGGCGCCCGAGGTGCGCGACACCGTCGTCGCGAAGGCGCAGTCCGGTGTCGCCGACCTGCGCGAGCGTCTTCCCGAGATCGGGCACGACCTCCTCGACCGCGCGCCCGAGCTGAGCGAGAAGACCTACGACCGCCTCCCCAAGGGCGTCGCCGACCGCCTGCCCGAGGAGGTCAAGCCCAAGAAGAAGCGACGTCTGCGCCGCGTGGTGGGCATCGGTCTGCTGATCGGTGCGGGTGCCGCCGCCTTCGCGACGCTCAAGGGCAAGCAGACCCCGCCCCCGCCGCCGTACCAGCCGGCGACGCCCCCGCCGGCCCCGCCGAAGCCGGCCGCCCCGGCCGACTCGCTCGACTCCGTCGACGCGCCGGGCACGAACTAGCCGACCGCGTCACCGCACGCACGGGCCGGGACCTTCGGGTCCCGGCCCGTCGTGCGTCACGGAGTGGCCGCCGACCTTCCAGTGCGGAACACTGATCCCATGCGTTCGCTCTGGAAGGGGTCGATCAGCTTCGGCCTGGTCAACGTGCCGGTGCGTGTCTACAGCGCCACCGAGAGCCACGACGTGTCGTTGCACCAGGTGCACGCGGAGGACGGCGGGCGCATCCGCTACCAGCGACGGTGCGAGGTCTGCGGCGAGGTCGTCGCCTACGAGGACATCGCGAAGGCGTACGACGACGGCGAGAACACGGTGGTGCTGACCGCCGACGACCTCGCGTCGCTGCCGGCGGAGTCGGCGAAGGAGATCGAGGTGCTGGAGTTCGTGCCGGCCCAGCAGATCGACCCGATCCGGCTCGACAAGGCGTACTTCCTGGAGCCCGACAAGACGGCGATCAAGCCCTACACGCTGCTGCGCCGCGCCCTCGAGGACACCGACCGCAGCGCGGTGGTGCGGTTCGCGCTGCGGCAGAAGTCGCGCCTGGCGGTGCTGCGCGTGCGCGACAAGACGCTGCTGCTGCAGACGATGCTGTGGGACGACGAGGTGCGCACCGCCGACTTCGACGTGCTGGAGACCGTGCCGCGGATCAGCGCGAAGGAGCGCGACATGGCCTCGCAGCTGGTCGACTCGCTCGCGGCCGACTTCGACGCGTCGCAGTTCACCGACGACTACCAGGAGCAGCTGCGGACGCTGGTGGAGGCCAAGCTCGAGCAGGGCGACACGATCGACACGGCGGCGACGTTCGGCACGAGCGACGACGACGGTGACGACGCCGAGGTGGTCGACCTGATGGAGGCGCTCAAGCGCAGCGTCGAGCGGAGCAAGGAGCGTCGCGGCCAGGGCGGCAGCACCGCGTCGAAGCCGCGCGCCCGCAAGAAGGCCTGACCCGGCGGCATGCCCAGCCGCGGCTCGTCGAGCAGCCAGACCGTCACGATCGACGGTCGGCGCCTGCGTCTGACGAACCCCGACAAGGTGCTGTACCCGGCGACGGGCACCACCAAGGCCGAGGTGATCTCCTACTACGTGGCCGTCGCGGACCGGCTCCTCCCCCACGCCTCCGGGCGGCCGGTCACCCGCAAGCGCTGGCCGGACGGCGTCGGCGCTGTCGGTGAGGCCCCCGGCGGGGGTTCCGGGCCACGGGCGGAGAAGGCCCCCGGCGGGGGTTCCGGGCCACGGGCGGAGAAGGCCCCCGGCGGGGGTTCCGGGCCACGGGCGGAGAAGAGCGCAGAGCTCTTCTTCGAGAAGAACCTGCCGGACTCCGCGCCCGACTGGGTGCGCCGCGTGGTGGTGCGGCACAAGAGCCACGTGAACGTGTACCCGCTCGTGGACGGGCCGGCGGCGCTGGCGTGGCTGGGGCAGGTGGCGGCGCTGGAGCTGCACGTGCCGCAGTGGCGGGTGGAGGCCGACGGGACGCCGCGCCACCCGGACCGGCTGGTGCTCGACCTCGACCCCGGCCCGGGCGTGGGGCTGGCGGAGTGCGTGGAGGTGGCGCACGCGGCGCGCGACCTGCTGGCCGACGTCGGGCTGGAGGCGTTCCCGGTGACGAGCGGCAGCAAGGGCCTGCACCTGTACGCGCACCTGACGGGCGAGCACGATGCCGACTACGTGAACGCCTTCGCGAAGCAGGTCGCTGCGGCGCTGCAGGACGAGCTGCCCGACCTCGTGGTCTCGTCGA from Aeromicrobium erythreum encodes:
- a CDS encoding GGDEF domain-containing protein, whose protein sequence is MLRKVAELRRAVGWPAMTAATVLLSLTALCMLALTLATWQPDNNPRWVLYVLVVVALGGLAWTVRRGALLEPREVAAMVSLCFVALAVLTWGTERQVAVLANGTSTPTLAVFAVWFLPLALARVVSYVGTALWVLAVASHHDPQMLGPTVAVVVQVLVGTEVLGRLRLRLDRLARTDQLTGALNRWGVQAVVDAQLVRRRRLGTPLTVLALDVDDLRAVNTLGGHAAGDRLLTSVVEHLRAGLREGDVLGRLGGDEFLVVMPGADHGVADVVARRLQVGAPASWSCGVAQARADDDVASLLARADDRMYAQKQGRRPESGQT
- a CDS encoding SDR family oxidoreductase — protein: MALFARKGFTGKVLLVTGAARGIGAGVARAYVAQGGKVALLGLEPDLLEALAAELGPAAAWWEADARDGRAMTEAIDAAAAHFGRIDHVLANAGIASYGTVRQIDEASFERVVDINVNGVYRTLHASIPHLERTRGYALVVASLAAFTNLAGLASYNASKAGAESLALATRQEVAHLGIKVGVAHPSWIDTDIVRGAEADLPTFKTIRGKLPYPANSTTTLADCVDAIVAGLRRRKTRVYVPRGVLLANWTKPLLNSPVAWLFMRPQLKRHVPDLEREVAALGRFQHAHVPLTDPKKPLEETPSTP
- a CDS encoding 1,4-dihydroxy-2-naphthoyl-CoA synthase, which encodes MSALPGVSETFDPSAWDEVPGFEHLTDVTYHRARAHGTVRVAFDRPDVLNAFRPQTVDELLQVLDHARTSADVGCVLLTGNGPSEKNGKRSFCTGGDQRIRGRFGYQYEDGEASGSDTGAEEPSPIDKARLARLHILEVQRLIRFMPKIVICVVPGWAAGGGHSLHVVADLTLASAEHARFKQTDADVGSFDGGFGSAYLARQVGQKFAREIFFLADEYSAEDGVRMGTVNRAVPHDELEATALEWGRKINAKSPTAQRMLKYSFNLIDDGLVGQQVLMGETTRLAYMTDEAQEGRDQFLEKRDPDWSPFPWYY
- a CDS encoding DUF3817 domain-containing protein, whose protein sequence is MTDPAAPETVPQPHDRARSVRRWFRIFAFAEAVSWGALLVAMFFKWVVQDDPHAGLEGGVPIVGPIHGVLFLAYCSLAVVAWSTFRWNLKTLALALAASIPPFFTIWFETWAERRGLLTSVADDPDPAPGVTQV
- a CDS encoding Ku protein, which encodes MRSLWKGSISFGLVNVPVRVYSATESHDVSLHQVHAEDGGRIRYQRRCEVCGEVVAYEDIAKAYDDGENTVVLTADDLASLPAESAKEIEVLEFVPAQQIDPIRLDKAYFLEPDKTAIKPYTLLRRALEDTDRSAVVRFALRQKSRLAVLRVRDKTLLLQTMLWDDEVRTADFDVLETVPRISAKERDMASQLVDSLAADFDASQFTDDYQEQLRTLVEAKLEQGDTIDTAATFGTSDDDGDDAEVVDLMEALKRSVERSKERRGQGGSTASKPRARKKA